One Clostridium estertheticum DNA segment encodes these proteins:
- a CDS encoding IS3 family transposase (programmed frameshift): protein MNKSYSAEFKMEAVKRLEKTGESMSKVAADLGVKPTTMQGWVNKYRKSPKAPFIGSGHLSPEDEKFHKLEKENRDLKEENDILKKAGSLLREKPQIKRFLFIKANRMNYHLAKLCMVLSVSRSSYYAWEKRPESMRSKANNLLLKEISDIHGKSNKVYGSTKITRILNTKSKCPINHKRVEHIMSENGIKSKVSKKFIATTNSNHKLPVAENILNRDFSVDKPNEKMVSDITYLWTDEGWLYIAGILDLCGQKIVGLSMSERMTKELVIDALNSAYLRAGKPSNVILHSDRGSQYCSYDYQNLIKKYGFTCSMSRKGNCWDNAPMESFWGKLKCEWLYGTHFRTREEARAAVFEYVEVFYNRQRIHASNGYVTPEDYYNKATRKAKVA, encoded by the exons ATGAATAAAAGTTATAGTGCTGAATTTAAAATGGAAGCAGTAAAGAGATTAGAAAAAACAGGAGAGTCGATGTCAAAAGTAGCTGCTGATTTAGGGGTTAAGCCAACCACAATGCAGGGCTGGGTAAATAAGTATAGAAAATCTCCTAAGGCTCCATTTATAGGTAGTGGACACTTAAGCCCAGAAGATGAAAAATTTCATAAGCTTGAAAAAGAAAATAGGGACCTCAAAGAGGAGAATGATATATTAAAAAAAGCGG GCAGCCTACTTCGCGAGAAACCTCAAATAAAGAGATTTCTATTTATCAAGGCTAATCGCATGAACTACCATCTAGCGAAGCTATGCATGGTCCTATCCGTTTCTAGGAGCAGCTACTATGCATGGGAGAAACGTCCAGAAAGCATGAGATCAAAAGCAAATAATCTTCTATTAAAGGAAATTAGTGATATCCATGGAAAGAGCAATAAAGTTTACGGTTCAACAAAAATTACACGAATATTAAACACCAAAAGTAAATGTCCTATTAATCATAAAAGAGTGGAACATATCATGAGTGAAAATGGCATAAAATCAAAGGTTTCAAAGAAATTTATAGCCACTACAAATTCTAACCATAAGCTTCCAGTTGCAGAAAATATCCTCAACCGTGACTTTTCTGTGGACAAACCTAATGAAAAAATGGTAAGTGATATCACCTACCTGTGGACAGATGAAGGATGGCTTTATATCGCTGGAATCTTGGATTTATGTGGACAAAAAATTGTTGGATTGTCCATGAGTGAACGAATGACAAAGGAATTAGTTATTGACGCATTGAATTCGGCATATCTACGTGCTGGTAAGCCTTCAAACGTCATTTTACACTCGGATAGAGGTTCACAGTACTGTTCTTACGACTACCAAAATTTGATTAAAAAGTATGGTTTTACATGTAGTATGTCCCGAAAAGGTAACTGTTGGGATAATGCACCAATGGAATCTTTCTGGGGCAAATTAAAATGTGAATGGCTCTATGGTACACACTTTAGGACTCGTGAAGAAGCCCGTGCAGCCGTATTTGAATATGTTGAAGTGTTTTATAATCGGCAGCGAATCCATGCCTCAAATGGATATGTGACACCTGAAGACTATTATAATAAAGCTACTCGAAAAGCTAAAGTAGCTTAA
- a CDS encoding recombinase family protein, whose amino-acid sequence MLKENVNVLVSSNEGVEGMSEAIISNVAIYLRVASAREGKKGLFKQQNILLEVCKKNGWKSTIYKEIASGATIQKRPEIKKLLNDVTQNLYDAVLVVDVSILSRQITELAIIKHTLVSSNTDLYILNKVMDFTNDNDEGILDYTQSLYTRMMHMVHIQLSDRISKGKKSGAKAGYWTNGIPPYPYEYQKWGNVCNPRSLVVNSDKLKVYKKIVNGIIINKKTLTEIAIELNKIGVPSPRGVNWGVTTLRRLLVDETHLGKIVINKTRGDGHKSTSVNTIKFETIPQQGHIFYEGRHEAVKTVDEHERILMFLKCAANTSNSKVVVKR is encoded by the coding sequence ATGTTAAAAGAGAATGTTAATGTATTGGTTAGTAGCAATGAAGGTGTTGAAGGTATGAGCGAAGCTATTATTAGCAATGTAGCTATTTATTTACGTGTGGCAAGTGCACGAGAAGGTAAAAAGGGTTTATTCAAACAACAAAACATATTATTAGAAGTATGTAAGAAAAACGGTTGGAAGTCTACAATTTATAAGGAAATTGCTTCGGGCGCAACAATTCAGAAACGACCTGAGATTAAGAAATTATTGAATGATGTTACTCAAAACTTGTATGATGCAGTATTAGTTGTAGATGTTTCAATTCTTAGTAGACAAATTACAGAATTAGCAATAATAAAACATACACTTGTAAGTTCTAATACGGATTTATATATATTAAATAAAGTAATGGATTTTACAAATGACAATGATGAGGGTATTCTAGATTATACTCAATCACTCTATACAAGAATGATGCATATGGTGCATATACAACTTAGTGATAGAATATCTAAAGGTAAAAAATCAGGTGCAAAAGCAGGCTATTGGACAAATGGAATTCCACCATACCCATATGAGTATCAAAAGTGGGGAAATGTATGTAATCCTAGAAGCTTAGTTGTAAACTCGGATAAGCTTAAAGTCTACAAAAAAATTGTTAATGGTATTATCATTAACAAAAAAACACTAACAGAAATAGCAATTGAATTAAATAAGATAGGGGTGCCGTCTCCTAGAGGTGTGAATTGGGGAGTAACTACTCTAAGAAGATTATTAGTAGATGAAACACATCTGGGTAAAATAGTTATAAATAAAACAAGGGGAGATGGACATAAGAGCACCTCTGTTAATACTATAAAGTTTGAAACTATACCTCAACAAGGTCACATATTTTATGAAGGTAGACATGAGGCAGTGAAAACAGTGGATGAGCATGAACGTATTTTAATGTT